The stretch of DNA GGTAAGAACTTCCGTAGCTGAAGGGTGTCAACGGGAGCTTactactaagcttccgctgtccatccgtgtgtctgtcagcgggctgtatctcatgaaacgtaataggtagagagccgaaattttcacagaatgtttatTTCTGTTGCCTATTTACATGACAACAAATagtacaaatttcaaaatggccgccatgaaaatctgactcgcacttgactgatttttttggaGAAACTTCGAGCTAACTCTACTGAGGTTTTATTCATTTTACCACGAAGGTAGAGATGGGAAGGGCATTCTGAACTAATGGTAGATTCATTagaagattaaataaaaattaaaaatacttattccaGAGACCGGAGCACGCAACGAGCGTAGACTGTGCGCGGTATACTGCGGCAAAGCAGCTGGCTTCCAGTTTGTTCATGGACTTCTAGACCGCGTGATGGCCTTGCTGAGACAGCCCTGGGACAAGCAGACTGGATACTACTTGAGGCAGTGCGATGGTGAGGACTTTTTACGTACTATTTTATCAACAGGAGTGAATTTATTGAAATAAGTTACATATGCGGCAGCCAGAAggaaaaacattcgaaattcaattcgaaaatgttttcaaaaaacattcggaattcaattagaaaacatagtttcgtttgtgattagttggtgactcaaaatggttagcgtcgactgagatttttgtctccatcatttgtatggaattacgtaacagagagagcgctatactaatttCTTTCCGCCGATAGAGTATAGTCTTTATCATGAATTTGCAAACGAAAGAACAGAAAAGCATCAGATAGGTTAAAATTTATCATgatcgacccatcgccggcccactactgagcacaggtctcctctcagaatgagaagggtttagggctttaggccgtagtctgccacgctggcccagtgcggattggcagactgcacacacctttgagaacattatggagaactcttaggcgtgCAGGAatctttacgatgttttccttcaccgataaagcaagtgatatttaattgattaaaacgcacatgactccgaaaagtttaTTAGTCATTTTTAATCACGACTAACATACCCTTTCTCCTCCatctaagcgttaagcttgtgctaggagtaggtacgacaatagtgcaatgggtggggtttgaaccgccgacctttcggatttcagtccgctcctataccttttgaactattgaggcttagttagaggtgcgtgtccaggatcgaatccccgacctcaCGAAAAGAAGgccttaaaacttataaaggCTCATTTCCAGATCCAGGCTACTTCCCCGGAAGATGCGCAGAGGTGGTGCTCCGCGGGCAGGCGATAGGCAAGGTGGGGGTCGTTCACCCGGACGCGCTGGCGGCCTTCGATCTAACCAACCCCTGCTCCGCCGTCGAGATCAATATTGAACCTCTTTTGTAGATTCTGTGAGATGAATGCATCTTTTGTTGGTATCAATAAATAAACTGGTCTTTGTAAAACTGACTTCTatttacccaactgcggcaaagcctaaaACGAGGCTTATGTTCTATatccgctcgtaactactcaacggctcaaccgattttgataaacgaTGCGTCATTagatacataaaattctttaaaaaatcgaaattagGGTTCGAATCAAAAAATACCACAAATAAGAccaatacaaataatataataattgttaggtattaggtacttacttttggTAGTTACGCTCGAAATTGTTCCTGTAAACCTAAGCAAAAAATGGATATTGCCGACAGTAGCTGATTTGgtacagtaataaaatgatgtcaGTAGATTAATGTATCGAGGTTACTGTGATTTAGgtcattatttatttgcttgGATATTGACTTTGGCATCCAACGGCCTAATATTTCTGAATAACTTCAAAAATGTATTAACCGTCAAGTACAtacctatttaggtattttttttatttagatacaagtaagcctttgactgcaatctcacctggtggtaagtgatgattctgtctaagatggaagggggataacctggaaggggtatggcagttttcattaaacctattaactcctttggtttctacacggcatattaccggaacgctaaatcgctttgcggcacagctttgccggtagggtggtaactagccacggccgaagcctcccactagaccagaccaaaaatttagaaatcataaaattccaaatccctaCCGAAAATcccgggatctcccactaataagaacaTTGCGCcagggaagccgtcaaaaaggTATAGGAGGTATTACTTCATTTAGATATATCAGTAATTTTactaaaagtaaattaatagAATACGAATCTTGGTagtgttatttttaaatctatactaataaataaaattggagtgtctgtctgtaatttcgaaataactacctcatattaagctcatatggttatttgaacgataccataactgaatcacacgtttttaaaatttttgtctgtctgtctgtctgtctgtctgtttgaaaaggctaatctttggaacggctgaaccgattttgacgggactttcacaggcaagtagaggattgaccagggcgtaaaataggctacttttttaaccgacttttaaaaagggagttgtgtttttctacctatgtacaccgaaatctccgagatttctgaaccgatttgcgtcatttcttttttaatcgatagaggaactttgcgacattgtttcataaaaaatttggagtccaactcctcaatcctgatgctgcaggggatctgaccaatccacgcgggcgaagctgcgggcatcagctagtcttcaaTATTCAAGCACTTAATtagaaatgaaattaaaaaaataatccaaataattacaatttaatgTGTGTATggtaaaataatagcacaaacAATAGAACTATAAAATACTTGTTTTATACACACACCTTTATAAGTAGACactaaatttttagtttacaacTTGTCAAGTGAAATTAATCTTACATTACGTTTTACGATAAGACAGGAGCACACTCACAACGCGACGCGAGTTTAAATCCAACCTGTATGCTTAGTATGGGATTTGACATCTCGGcaatgttgatagaattcgagtatCTAAACGTAATaaagtcagagtaaaatggacctaataACCCTTTATTTAAAGCCGCATATTCAGCACTGCTCATTTTAATTGCACAAAGCTTCCTCTGGAGGTGCTAGCGGGTAGATATATGGATGAACTCGAGCTTTCAAATAAGTTGCTGTCGGAAAGCGTCGCGTGTTATGAGTATGATTCCGCCTTTAGAATTACAAACTATTCCAAAATACTATTAATTTTCGagaatacaaataaattaaaattctgAGGTCAACTCATACAACGAATAGaatacaaagtaggtaccttaagtTTTCCGGGACCAATGTTTGGCCGCCATCATATATTCGAAGAGCTGGTGGGAAATATTGAGAGGTACTTGTTAAAAGCTATATTTATACTGTATCTACTTCCCTCACCAAAATTTAATTCGGGAACACTTGCCAGCCAGTCTTAATTATATTCATGATGTtatggattttaattttaaatctaccTACCACTTGGCAGTTGGCAGTATTGCTACAGGCATGTCTCacaagaccagaccagaccaaattaagaaattataaatttccaaattgtccCTGCAGTGAATCGAACCTGGAACCTCCCAGTTACAATATCAACATTCACCACTGGGCTAAGTTAGGCAGTCAAACCTCAGCCTTATTTTAGTGATGCTCGTATTTGCCAATTACTATAGATACTAAAACCAAGAAGTTTCATAATTATGATAGTACCTTCATCtctatatcaatttaaaatgtGGCTAATTAGCTAAAATTACAGAATTATATGTATTGTAAGCATTCTGAAAGTGTTACAAATTGTAACACTTTCAGAATGTTCCCCTCGGAAAAAGATTATATATCGCATTATATTTAGATCTGTCAGTTTACAGATTGTGTCCAATAGAATTAACCACGTTAAATGCTTGGTTATATACTTATATAGCATAACTCGACTTTATAAAGTACCTCCTCAAAATCTTTCACCAGGTCTTAGactaaataaaattagcatAAATAACACTAAGCAATTATATTTATCATACTGAGCGTAATAATTCGAGTGGGTTTACAttaacaatttttaatacaAGTTTGTCCTAAAATGAGCATGAACATTTTCGATTCAATGATTTTtcactatacaataatatttttaaaagttaagacTCACACACATTGGTACAAGCCGCACCGCATAGCAAATTTGCCTATTACATTTTCTATAACTAAAGTGATGCAAAATTATGGAGCAGTCTGCAGCAGTGTGCGATGAGCTCAATACTTCAGGACTTTTATTAATCTTATACCAAAATATTCATCTTATTCGGTAGGTATCTAATCAtctaaaacttaattttatccaacataatggtactgattctgagcacaactaaattttagagtatttgcatccttttcttactaatattatgtgaaaagGACAGaaacagtttgacagttttaaatttaatttgagcTGTCGAACCCATGAGTTTAGCGGCCAGTCgcgaacatattttttaaatttgtagcgtaGCGCACGCAGAATCCttttgtaaaattcatgttccgtccttttttagcaatatcaaaaagaaaaagatgcagatgcccactctaaatttagtttagagaaagacaacagaatcagcGCCAATGTATCAactttttatatacttaggtaggtatctagattctagaagccaataaataatattttatccttTTTAAGGCACATGAGTTATAATTGACTACAAAACATCACAGTAACAATATTAAAGCCAAAATATTAGTATAattctagtataaaatataaaaatgtataaatagcACTGTGTCCATATATTCAGCTCATTACCCAAGACATTTCTATGCCAATTTTCGTCAAAACCGTTTCAGGTGAAAAGGTAAGTAACAGataaacacactttcccatttagaCGAATGTGTTTGAGTTTGGTGTCAAAAGAAACATGTAAAATTGCCGTATGATGCATCAAGGCGGCTATTTGACCAGACTGTCATTTAACCACTGATGTGTGTCTAGCCTAACAGTGTAGTGTGCCAATTTCAAAATGCATActgtaaaagaaaatatatctAATACAAATTCTATCAAATTAATGTTAAATACTAGAATTATACATGTCAGCTTTTTTTACTGtgagataaataattaattattattattattcacagaTATACATAATTTTAGAAGTAGTACTATATAATACTATAAGTATTTAGAATACTAAAGTGTCTAAATCACACTGTTTTAACAACCAATGCTTTAGTGAAGGTGCTTCCCCAATTTTCTTATGGGACAGCTTTGGGCACCATGCccttttcaaattattgaaatattttatatttacttttatttcattttttataatttgagaAGGACATACTTTTTTCTTAATGTAGAATGGGAACattgtttaatattttcatttatataaatttttataccACAAGCATGCACTTACTGTAAATGTAAACTATAACATAGTTTATCTAGTATCTTAGATTACcactagtataaaatataattattatgcaaaAATATTGCACATCCTAGAACCCATGCTATCTGGTCATGTGTTTTCTTTACTTTCCTCAatacacaatttaaaaacatagtacatataataattttatgtattgtGGTTCACTTTCCATTATACTCAATCGATTATTATGTATCAATGTAAGTTGCGtctaaaatgtataaaattataacttttataaaattcagtaaaagtaacaatttaattattttattgtattgtttcaGTGTGGACGGATACCTAAGctgcttttataataatatataaaacctATTCAACATGGTACAATTCATTTGGCAATTTACTCAAGTTGCCAATCAAATCATCTCATGTGGAGAGCAGTTGGCAATAAATCTACCAACTAATTCACTCACACACAAATTACATGCAATTTGATTGCAGGGCTTGTCAAATGATTCAGTGTGGAATAGGCATAATTTACAACCATTTCAATCAAGTAGTAActctattttattatacatTCTTTCCAATTCTGCCCTCTTGAAATCTCCGGCTACTATAAATGGGCATAAATAGAAGGACAGCTCTTTCAAATTAGGGGCACTAGTTTTGATGACCTTAGCTACTTGCATGGTGACATGGAGACATCTAGAGAGACTGAGGTATGTTAGATGTTGGAATAAGTTCTTTGAGAAGTATGCCAATAAGGCATTCGTTGAGAAATAACCGTGGCGTAATTTCAACGATCTCAAACTTTTTAGCCTGTATAAATGCAACAGACTAGAGTCAAAGAGAGTTTTGCATGTCATAATGTGTAAAACTTGCAGGGCCTTACATTTGGATATTAAagatataatatcatcatttAGTATGTCCCCATAAATGTGCAAGGCTCTTAAAGTTGTCTGCTTTGTTAGAAGGAGGGACTCCAGGAAGTCGGCGGGTATATTCTTCATTTTTTCCATATTGATACTCACTAGATTAACACATTGTAGCATGCTGTACAAACTGCTGTGAGTCAATGCAAAGTTGGACaaaatcagagtttccaaaTACTTCAGCTTCTCAAATGGTAAGTGATACACAAAATTTCCATTAGCGTTTTCAGCAGTTTGTGCTATCAATGAGTTGCGAAAGCTCAGGAATTTCAAGTTGGGCCAGTGGCCCAAGTCGTCAAAGATAC from Maniola jurtina chromosome 10, ilManJurt1.1, whole genome shotgun sequence encodes:
- the LOC123868954 gene encoding F-box/LRR-repeat protein fbxl-1-like, with translation MVHLEMTGVQPGSHSLTINDLPNELLIYIFSMIDFESVLAVAQVCVRWQQLCLTPCIWENTRLIVCMKNYVRVSDSVVPFVAKYLKKVKLQYFKLYSQVRASLISYCPNLTHLEISISLVDSCIFDDLGHWPNLKFLSFRNSLIAQTAENANGNFVYHLPFEKLKYLETLILSNFALTHSSLYSMLQCVNLVSINMEKMKNIPADFLESLLLTKQTTLRALHIYGDILNDDIISLISKCKALQVLHIMTCKTLFDSSLLHLYRLKSLRSLKLRHGYFSTNALLAYFSKNLFQHLTYLSLSRCLHVTMQVAKVIKTSAPNLKELSFYLCPFIVAGDFKRAELERMYNKIELLLD